The Methanothermobacter sp. genomic interval TACCAGAAGAAACAATAGAACTTGTAAAAAGGGCTGATGCAACACTATTCGGTGCAGTTACAACAGTACCCGGGGAAAAAAGTGCCATAATAACGCTGAGACGTGAGTTGGATTTGTTTGTTAATTTGAGGCCTGTTAGGTCTTTGCCTGGTGTTGGTGGTTTGTTTTCTGGTTTGGATTTTGTTATTGTTCGTGAGAATACTGAAGATTTGTATGTTGGTTTGG includes:
- a CDS encoding isocitrate/isopropylmalate family dehydrogenase, coding for MKKIVVIPGDGIGKEVMKAALLVLDALDLNFEYEFAEAGHECFQKHGDTIPEETIELVKRADATLFGAVTTVPGEKSAIITLRRELDLFVNLRPVRSLPGVGGLFSGLDFVIVRENTEDLYVGL